A stretch of the bacterium genome encodes the following:
- a CDS encoding GNAT family N-acetyltransferase — protein sequence MPDLQLPSPTARIRFRPLTFDYLDVMCELLGDPEVMRHYPHPLDRAETQGWIERGLARYERDGCSFYALESLETGEFLGQCGVLIQMVEGVPETEVGYLLVRRHWHKGYATEAARACINFAHSERSAPRVISLINPENIPSQNVARRLGAEIEKRVIWYDLPHDVWLHR from the coding sequence TTGCCTGATCTGCAGCTGCCTTCTCCCACTGCTCGCATTCGCTTTCGTCCGTTGACGTTCGACTATCTCGACGTGATGTGCGAACTGCTCGGCGACCCCGAAGTGATGCGCCACTATCCGCATCCGCTGGATCGCGCGGAAACTCAGGGCTGGATTGAACGCGGGCTGGCACGTTACGAGCGTGACGGCTGTTCATTCTATGCGCTCGAATCGCTGGAAACCGGCGAGTTTCTTGGGCAGTGCGGCGTGCTGATTCAAATGGTCGAAGGCGTCCCCGAAACCGAGGTCGGCTATCTGCTTGTGCGCAGGCATTGGCACAAGGGCTACGCCACCGAAGCCGCGCGAGCTTGTATTAATTTCGCGCACAGCGAGCGCAGCGCTCCGCGCGTGATTTCGCTGATTAATCCGGAAAACATCCCCTCGCAAAACGTCGCGCGGCGTCTCGGCGCGGAAATCGAAAAACGCGTCATCTGGTATGACCTCCCTCACGACGTCTGGCTACATAGATGA
- a CDS encoding phosphomannomutase/phosphoglucomutase: protein MLNPHIFREYDIRGVVETDLTPDTVYELGRGIGTFIRRKGAKKFTLGRDGRLTSERIANDLKSGLLTTGLELIEVGQVPTPVLYFSAATLQTDGGIMITGSHNPPEFNGIKMAHGKTSIHGEMIQEIRGLCERKDYEQGTGKSSSYTILPEYIAWLTANLKLDRKVRVGVDSGNGVGGMCAPQIFREIGAEVFDIYSDVDGRFPNHHPDPTVEKNLVTLKKLVADNSLELGVGFDGDADRLGAIDGAGHVLWGDVLMTLFARSILKSLPGAKIIADVKCSENLFADVAKRGGVPIMWKTGHALIKSKLWAEKASLAGEMSGHFFFADRFFGFDDGIYSAGRLLEIVSRLPHSLAQELSDLPKTYSTPEIRVDCPDDVKFGVVDKVKSSFKARGLETIDLDGVRVKFEGGWALVRASNTQPTLVLRIEATSQASLDAIQEDVSRVLKAAGFTFDPSQSSGL from the coding sequence ATGCTCAATCCCCACATTTTCCGTGAATATGATATTCGCGGCGTCGTTGAAACCGATCTGACTCCCGACACGGTCTATGAACTTGGTCGCGGAATCGGCACGTTCATTCGCCGCAAGGGTGCAAAAAAGTTTACGCTGGGTCGCGATGGCCGACTGACCAGCGAACGCATCGCCAACGATTTGAAATCCGGTCTGCTCACCACCGGACTGGAGCTGATTGAAGTCGGTCAGGTGCCGACTCCGGTGCTCTATTTCTCCGCCGCGACCTTGCAGACGGACGGCGGAATCATGATCACCGGCTCGCACAATCCGCCCGAGTTCAACGGCATCAAAATGGCTCACGGCAAGACCTCTATTCACGGCGAAATGATTCAGGAGATTCGCGGCCTCTGCGAGCGCAAGGACTACGAACAGGGCACGGGCAAAAGTTCAAGCTACACAATCCTGCCTGAGTATATTGCGTGGTTGACGGCGAACCTGAAGCTCGACCGCAAGGTGCGTGTCGGCGTGGACAGCGGCAACGGTGTCGGCGGAATGTGCGCGCCGCAGATCTTCCGCGAAATCGGCGCCGAAGTCTTTGACATTTACAGTGACGTAGACGGCCGATTTCCCAATCATCATCCCGATCCGACGGTCGAGAAGAATCTTGTCACGCTGAAGAAGCTCGTCGCGGACAACTCGCTCGAACTCGGCGTCGGCTTCGACGGCGATGCGGACCGGCTGGGCGCGATTGACGGCGCGGGACACGTGCTGTGGGGCGACGTGCTGATGACGCTTTTCGCGCGTTCGATCTTGAAGAGCTTGCCCGGCGCGAAGATTATCGCAGACGTGAAGTGCAGCGAGAATCTGTTTGCGGATGTCGCCAAGCGCGGCGGCGTTCCCATCATGTGGAAGACCGGACACGCGCTGATCAAGAGCAAACTGTGGGCGGAGAAGGCCTCGCTGGCGGGCGAGATGAGCGGCCACTTCTTCTTTGCGGATAGATTTTTCGGTTTTGACGACGGAATCTATTCGGCTGGCCGCCTGTTGGAAATCGTCTCGCGTCTGCCGCATTCGCTCGCGCAGGAACTCTCCGACCTGCCCAAAACCTACAGCACGCCGGAGATTCGCGTGGACTGTCCGGACGATGTGAAGTTCGGTGTGGTGGACAAGGTCAAGAGCAGCTTCAAGGCGCGCGGACTGGAGACGATAGATCTCGACGGTGTGCGTGTGAAGTTCGAGGGCGGCTGGGCACTCGTGCGCGCCTCCAACACACAACCCACGCTGGTGCTGCGCATCGAAGCGACGTCACAGGCTTCACTCGACGCGATTCAGGAGGATGTTTCGCGCGTGCTGAAAGCTGCGGGCTTCACCTTCGACCCGAGCCAGAGTAGCGGCCTTTAA